Proteins from a genomic interval of Halomonas alkaliantarctica:
- the lon gene encoding endopeptidase La translates to MSDQDYERDAEHLDWQIDDEQSSATDDTRSSEESSKESHEESSEEQGSKEYRSDGERVNSLVPASEMLPERIYLLPIHNRPFFPAQVQPLVVNRERWEETMRRVGNTPHHTLGVAFVGEQGVTSLDHEGFPEIGTAVKVHKLKGEDDQIQFIAQGLQRFKITRWLSKEPPYLVEVTYPKEPVDAENEETRAYAMAIINGIKELLPINPLYGEELKHYLNRFSPHQPGPLTDFAAAITSAKGPELQDVLATLSVEERMQKVLPLLRKEIDVALLQGEISEQVNAQMQDRQREFFLREQLKVIQRELGISKDDRENDVDTFRARLESLVVPERVQSRIDDELNKLSVLETGSPEYGTTRNYLDWLTSLPWGVTSQDQLDLPHARQVLDRDHDGLKDVKERIIEFLAEGTFKGDVGGSIVLLVGPPGVGKTSIGRSIAEALGREFYRFSVGGMRDEAEIKGHRRTYVGAMPGKLVQAFKEVEVENPVIMLDEIDKLGQSFQGDPASALLEVLDPEQNVDFLDHYLDVRMDLSKVLFICTANTLDSIPGPLLDRMEQIRLSGYIAEEKLAIAKNHLWPKLLKRDNLTKKRISLSDAALKQVIEGYAREAGVRQLEKQLHRIVRKSAVKLLEEEPETVKISVKNLEEFLGAPIFRKEKVLTGEGVVTGLAWTSMGGATLPIEAGKVHSLDRGFKLTGKLGEVMQESANIAYSYTLGHLQEYGADADFFDSAFVHLHVPEGATPKDGPSAGVTMTTALLSLAKHHAIDRPLAMTGELTLTGQVLPVGGIREKVIAARRSDIFELILPDANKRDYEELPDYLKEGMTVHFAKRYRDVANVVFGR, encoded by the coding sequence ATGAGCGACCAGGATTACGAACGCGACGCTGAACATCTTGATTGGCAAATTGACGATGAACAGTCATCAGCAACTGATGACACCCGTAGTAGTGAAGAAAGTAGTAAAGAAAGTCATGAAGAAAGCAGTGAAGAGCAGGGCAGCAAAGAATATCGCTCAGACGGTGAACGGGTAAACTCCCTGGTGCCTGCCAGCGAGATGCTGCCCGAACGCATTTACCTCCTGCCTATCCATAATCGGCCTTTCTTCCCCGCCCAGGTACAGCCGCTGGTAGTAAATCGCGAGCGCTGGGAAGAGACCATGCGCCGCGTGGGCAACACGCCGCACCACACCCTAGGCGTTGCCTTTGTAGGCGAGCAGGGCGTTACCTCCCTGGATCATGAAGGCTTTCCAGAGATCGGTACCGCGGTCAAAGTGCACAAACTCAAGGGCGAAGACGATCAGATCCAGTTTATCGCCCAGGGTCTTCAGCGCTTCAAAATTACTCGCTGGCTCTCTAAAGAGCCGCCTTACTTAGTCGAAGTCACCTACCCTAAAGAGCCGGTTGACGCAGAGAACGAAGAGACCCGCGCTTACGCCATGGCGATTATCAACGGCATTAAAGAGCTGTTGCCGATTAATCCGCTGTATGGCGAAGAGCTCAAGCACTACCTTAACCGCTTTAGTCCGCATCAGCCGGGCCCGTTGACCGACTTTGCCGCCGCGATTACCTCCGCTAAAGGCCCCGAACTTCAGGATGTGCTGGCCACCCTGTCGGTGGAAGAGCGGATGCAGAAAGTGCTGCCGCTGCTGCGTAAAGAGATCGATGTGGCACTGCTGCAGGGCGAGATCAGCGAGCAGGTGAACGCGCAAATGCAGGACCGCCAGCGCGAGTTCTTCCTGCGTGAGCAGCTCAAGGTTATCCAGCGTGAATTGGGTATCTCCAAAGATGATCGTGAAAACGACGTGGATACCTTCCGAGCACGGCTGGAATCGCTGGTCGTGCCAGAGCGCGTTCAATCGCGTATCGACGATGAGCTCAATAAACTCAGTGTGTTGGAAACCGGCTCGCCGGAGTATGGCACCACGCGTAACTACCTGGACTGGCTGACCTCGCTGCCTTGGGGTGTGACCAGCCAGGATCAGCTCGATCTACCCCACGCGCGACAAGTGCTGGATCGCGATCACGACGGTTTGAAAGACGTTAAAGAGCGTATTATCGAATTTCTGGCCGAGGGCACGTTTAAGGGCGACGTAGGCGGCTCGATTGTGCTGTTGGTCGGCCCGCCGGGGGTAGGTAAAACCTCCATTGGGCGTTCGATCGCTGAAGCCCTGGGGCGTGAGTTTTACCGCTTCTCTGTGGGTGGTATGCGCGACGAAGCGGAAATCAAAGGTCATCGGCGCACCTATGTGGGCGCGATGCCCGGCAAGCTGGTGCAGGCCTTTAAAGAGGTCGAGGTCGAAAACCCCGTTATCATGCTGGATGAGATCGACAAGCTAGGGCAGTCCTTCCAGGGCGACCCTGCTTCGGCTCTTTTGGAAGTACTCGACCCCGAGCAGAACGTCGACTTCCTCGATCACTATCTCGATGTGCGTATGGATCTCTCCAAGGTGCTGTTTATATGCACCGCCAACACTCTGGATTCGATTCCTGGGCCTCTGCTTGACCGTATGGAGCAGATCCGTCTTTCCGGCTATATCGCCGAAGAGAAACTGGCAATTGCCAAGAACCATCTTTGGCCGAAGCTGCTCAAACGCGACAACCTGACGAAAAAGCGTATCAGTCTGTCCGATGCGGCCTTAAAACAGGTAATTGAAGGCTACGCCCGGGAAGCCGGTGTGCGTCAGTTGGAGAAACAGCTGCACCGCATTGTGCGTAAATCAGCCGTTAAGCTGCTCGAAGAGGAGCCCGAAACGGTCAAGATATCGGTCAAAAACCTGGAGGAGTTCCTGGGCGCACCGATTTTCCGTAAGGAAAAAGTGCTCACCGGCGAAGGGGTGGTGACCGGCTTGGCGTGGACTTCCATGGGCGGCGCAACGCTGCCCATAGAAGCGGGCAAAGTACACTCGCTGGATCGTGGCTTTAAGCTGACCGGCAAGCTGGGCGAAGTCATGCAGGAGTCGGCTAATATTGCTTACAGCTATACCCTGGGTCACCTACAGGAGTATGGTGCCGATGCCGACTTCTTTGACTCAGCGTTTGTGCACCTGCACGTACCCGAGGGGGCGACGCCCAAAGATGGCCCTTCGGCCGGCGTTACCATGACCACCGCGCTACTCTCGCTGGCCAAGCATCATGCAATTGATCGGCCCTTGGCGATGACTGGCGAACTAACCTTAACCGGTCAAGTTCTCCCCGTTGGCGGTATTCGTGAAAAAGTCATTGCCGCGCGCCGCAGCGATATTTTTGAATTAATTCTGCCCGATGCCAATAAGCGTGATTACGAAGAGTTGCCGGACTACCTGAAAGAGGGCATGACGGTGCATTTTGCTAAACGCTACCGTGATGTGGCGAATGTGGTGTTTGGTCGCTGA
- a CDS encoding methyl-accepting chemotaxis protein produces MRNNQPVTQREYVLSEEAVLISRSDLKGNVTYANPTFVEVSGYSREELIGSPHNLLRHPDMPEAAYADFWKTIQAGATWQGVVKNRRKNGDHYWVHATVAPLRDGERIVGYTSVRRKASGNAVARAEKIYAEIREKGKSRHYALANGTLRRKGLTGMLSRFQFTSLKAKLISMVVASLLLLCLSGGLGVYAVMVSGERLETLNRSGLDDVATLQHIERYIGQTVETLEPAVRNPRGADLDAVNADIGQYADAMQTLWADYYADDAVTAEAAQAFDSALSTWDAAVKTALVAIQEGNGFAAFEAFNDVVVPTTGSLREMNSTLVEQVRADAETVVTQAQSGRQQLLMAQLVLLAVGFLVMIGLSVMILKSLFRSLSGARYITFQIAAGNLAARERRQTNDELGELLYSLDTMRFSLSSIVGDVESRVSVVTPAIQQIAAENEELSSRTEQQASSLQQTASSMEEMTSTVQQNTENARQATDLAVQNTASTRETGQQMQKLVERMQRIAQSAEKMTEMIGVIDGIAFQTNILALNASVEAARAGEHGRGFAVVASEVRNLAGRSADAAQEIRKMIDSTTQEVSGGRSAVEQAERAIEEVSQQVSRVSELMESISTASSEQSSGIGQINSAIAEMDLVTQQNASKVQSIAASADNLSLEAFELANVVDAFRLEGAQDENITEARDKLQRANQALSKAAQSLPAPSKRAAPPSTQSRADQWEEF; encoded by the coding sequence ATGCGCAATAATCAGCCCGTGACGCAGCGAGAGTATGTCCTGAGTGAGGAAGCAGTACTCATTTCGCGCTCAGATTTAAAAGGCAATGTTACCTATGCCAACCCAACCTTTGTTGAGGTCAGTGGCTATAGCCGCGAAGAGCTCATTGGCTCTCCCCACAATCTCTTGCGCCACCCTGATATGCCCGAAGCAGCTTACGCAGATTTCTGGAAAACCATCCAAGCCGGAGCAACTTGGCAAGGCGTGGTCAAAAACCGGCGTAAAAATGGTGATCACTACTGGGTGCACGCCACCGTGGCACCACTGCGGGACGGTGAGCGCATCGTGGGTTACACCTCTGTGCGCCGCAAAGCCTCTGGGAACGCCGTTGCCCGGGCAGAAAAAATCTACGCTGAAATTCGCGAAAAGGGCAAATCCCGCCACTATGCGCTAGCCAATGGCACGCTGCGGCGTAAAGGTTTGACCGGTATGCTTTCGCGCTTTCAATTCACCAGCCTGAAAGCCAAACTCATCAGTATGGTGGTGGCATCACTGCTGCTGCTTTGCCTTTCGGGCGGGTTGGGCGTATATGCGGTAATGGTCTCCGGCGAACGGCTGGAAACGCTCAATCGCTCAGGGTTGGACGATGTCGCCACGTTGCAGCATATCGAGCGCTACATTGGTCAAACGGTGGAGACCCTGGAACCCGCGGTGCGTAATCCCCGTGGGGCTGATCTGGATGCTGTCAACGCTGATATTGGCCAGTATGCTGATGCCATGCAAACGCTATGGGCAGACTACTATGCTGATGATGCTGTCACTGCTGAAGCCGCCCAGGCCTTTGATAGTGCGCTGAGCACCTGGGACGCTGCAGTGAAAACCGCCCTTGTGGCGATTCAGGAGGGTAACGGGTTCGCGGCCTTTGAAGCCTTTAATGACGTCGTGGTGCCCACCACTGGATCACTGCGCGAGATGAATAGCACACTGGTAGAGCAGGTGCGCGCCGATGCAGAAACGGTGGTCACTCAGGCGCAAAGCGGGCGTCAACAGTTGCTAATGGCGCAGCTGGTGCTACTGGCCGTTGGCTTTTTAGTCATGATTGGCCTGAGCGTGATGATTCTAAAATCCTTGTTTCGCAGCTTGTCGGGCGCAAGGTATATCACTTTCCAAATTGCGGCCGGTAACTTGGCCGCCCGTGAACGTCGTCAAACCAACGATGAATTGGGCGAGCTACTCTACTCTTTGGACACCATGCGCTTTAGTTTGTCCAGCATCGTGGGCGATGTAGAGAGCCGTGTCTCGGTGGTTACTCCGGCGATTCAGCAGATAGCCGCTGAAAACGAAGAGCTCTCTTCGCGTACTGAGCAGCAGGCGTCGTCGCTTCAGCAAACGGCGTCGAGTATGGAGGAGATGACCTCGACGGTTCAGCAAAACACCGAGAATGCCCGCCAAGCCACCGACCTGGCGGTGCAAAATACGGCTAGCACTCGGGAAACCGGGCAGCAAATGCAGAAGCTTGTGGAGCGTATGCAACGTATCGCCCAGAGTGCTGAAAAGATGACCGAGATGATCGGTGTGATTGACGGTATTGCTTTTCAAACCAATATTTTGGCACTCAACGCCTCGGTAGAAGCTGCGCGCGCGGGTGAACATGGCCGTGGCTTTGCGGTCGTCGCCAGCGAAGTGCGCAATCTAGCCGGACGCAGCGCGGACGCTGCCCAGGAAATCCGCAAGATGATTGATAGCACCACCCAGGAAGTCAGCGGAGGACGCAGCGCTGTCGAGCAGGCGGAGCGAGCGATTGAAGAGGTCTCTCAGCAGGTCAGCCGGGTCAGTGAACTAATGGAGTCGATCAGCACAGCTTCCAGCGAGCAGAGCAGTGGGATTGGTCAAATTAACTCGGCGATTGCCGAAATGGATCTTGTTACCCAGCAGAACGCCTCCAAAGTGCAGTCGATTGCAGCGTCAGCCGATAACCTTTCCCTTGAAGCCTTTGAACTCGCCAACGTGGTCGACGCGTTTCGTTTGGAAGGCGCTCAAGATGAGAACATCACAGAGGCGCGGGATAAGTTGCAACGCGCTAACCAAGCACTCAGCAAAGCTGCCCAAAGTTTACCCGCGCCTTCCAAGCGTGCTGCACCACCCTCGACGCAGTCTCGCGCTGACCAGTGGGAGGAGTTTTAA
- a CDS encoding methyl-accepting chemotaxis protein, giving the protein MRSAKQAMSSQTVARQSESRQSDSRQTTPGLYELADDEVLISRSDLQGRITYANQTFVEVSGYTLEEIMGEPHSLFRHPSMPKAVFQNLWTTIEAGKTWQGLIKNRRQTGEAYWMHTTVAPLLDGERVAGYTSIRRKATARAIARAERVYAAMQQGKTRGFKLHYGAIRPTGVRGWVKRFSFSSMQAKLMGMVLASVALLVIAGAAGVYGLTSSAERLRTLNQTGLAGITNLQQIDQRVSQAIQALEPAVRNPRRADIEVLDTQLTTMSANIEQSWQDYNAQRETGSVQDGLAAHLITFTESADTTLTAIQDGNGFAAFEAFNDIVQPTSESISATINVLVEQERAAAQMLMENAEQQQQVLLYGQLGVLLLGIVLMIGLSMAVLKSLIKSLNEARRVTFQIAAGNLANRVTLKRNDELGELLSSLETMRASLSGLITEVGNKVEVVTPASEHIKQQNEELASRTEQQASSLQQTASSMDQMTATVQQNTENARQANQLAMQNATTSRETGERMQALVERMERIAASADKMTDIISVIDGIAFQTNILALNASVEAARAGEQGRGFAVVANEVRNLAGRSADAAGEIRRLINTSSQEISGGAQAVREAEAAIEQVVTQVMKVSDIMEEISTASDEQSSGIAQINTAVAEMDHVTQQNASKMQSISSAAQDLTREALSLANVIAAFRLEGAAEESSETARERLLKQAGLGSTLSSAATPALAPPQSSSAQRTGQATSDEEAWATF; this is encoded by the coding sequence ATGCGCAGTGCGAAACAGGCAATGTCTAGTCAGACAGTGGCTAGGCAGTCAGAATCTAGGCAGTCAGACTCTAGGCAAACAACACCCGGCTTGTACGAGTTAGCCGATGATGAAGTGCTGATATCACGCTCGGATCTGCAGGGCAGAATCACCTACGCCAACCAAACCTTTGTGGAGGTGAGTGGCTACACCCTGGAAGAGATCATGGGTGAACCCCATAGCCTGTTCCGCCATCCCAGTATGCCCAAAGCGGTTTTTCAGAACCTATGGACAACCATTGAAGCCGGAAAGACCTGGCAGGGGCTGATTAAGAATCGCCGCCAAACTGGTGAGGCGTATTGGATGCATACCACCGTCGCGCCGCTGCTCGATGGTGAGCGCGTGGCTGGCTATACCTCTATTCGGCGTAAAGCCACGGCTAGGGCGATTGCCCGAGCAGAGCGGGTATACGCTGCTATGCAACAGGGCAAAACACGCGGCTTCAAGCTCCATTATGGTGCAATACGTCCCACAGGCGTGCGCGGATGGGTAAAGCGTTTTAGTTTCAGTAGTATGCAGGCCAAATTAATGGGCATGGTACTGGCTTCTGTGGCCCTATTAGTGATCGCGGGGGCAGCGGGGGTGTATGGACTAACCAGTTCAGCTGAACGGCTACGCACTCTCAATCAAACCGGCCTCGCAGGTATCACCAATCTTCAGCAAATTGATCAGCGTGTTAGTCAAGCAATTCAGGCGCTAGAGCCTGCCGTGCGCAACCCGCGGCGTGCAGATATTGAAGTGCTGGACACACAATTAACCACTATGAGCGCTAACATTGAGCAGTCGTGGCAAGACTATAATGCGCAACGCGAAACGGGGAGTGTGCAGGATGGGCTAGCGGCACACCTCATTACCTTTACCGAAAGTGCCGATACTACCCTGACCGCTATCCAAGATGGCAACGGCTTTGCTGCGTTTGAAGCCTTTAATGACATTGTTCAACCCACCTCTGAAAGTATTAGTGCCACTATCAACGTATTGGTGGAACAGGAACGAGCCGCCGCGCAGATGCTGATGGAAAATGCTGAACAGCAACAACAGGTGTTGCTTTACGGCCAGTTAGGCGTCCTGCTGCTGGGTATTGTGTTGATGATCGGACTGAGCATGGCGGTCCTCAAATCGCTGATTAAATCGCTCAACGAGGCTCGCCGAGTGACGTTCCAGATTGCTGCGGGTAATCTGGCCAATCGGGTAACCTTAAAGCGTAATGATGAGTTGGGCGAGCTGCTGAGTTCGTTGGAAACAATGCGCGCTAGCTTGTCGGGGCTGATCACCGAGGTGGGTAATAAAGTCGAGGTGGTAACCCCTGCGTCTGAACATATCAAACAGCAGAATGAAGAGCTGGCGTCGCGCACCGAGCAACAGGCGTCCTCGCTGCAGCAAACCGCCTCTAGTATGGATCAAATGACCGCGACCGTGCAGCAAAACACTGAAAACGCCCGCCAAGCCAATCAACTGGCCATGCAAAATGCCACCACCAGCCGCGAAACCGGTGAGCGTATGCAGGCGCTAGTCGAACGCATGGAGCGCATTGCCGCCAGTGCCGATAAGATGACTGATATCATTAGCGTCATCGATGGCATCGCTTTTCAAACTAATATTCTGGCGCTGAATGCGTCGGTAGAAGCCGCCCGTGCTGGCGAGCAGGGGCGTGGCTTTGCCGTGGTGGCTAACGAAGTGCGCAACTTGGCCGGGCGCAGCGCCGATGCTGCGGGTGAAATTCGCCGCTTGATCAACACCTCCTCCCAGGAGATCAGCGGCGGCGCCCAGGCGGTGAGAGAGGCCGAAGCTGCCATTGAACAGGTCGTCACACAGGTAATGAAAGTCAGCGATATTATGGAAGAGATCAGCACTGCATCCGATGAACAGAGCAGCGGTATCGCGCAAATTAATACCGCCGTCGCGGAGATGGATCATGTCACTCAGCAGAACGCCTCCAAGATGCAGTCAATTTCCAGCGCCGCTCAAGACCTCACCCGCGAAGCCCTAAGCTTGGCCAATGTGATCGCTGCCTTCCGTTTAGAGGGCGCTGCCGAGGAGAGCAGCGAGACTGCCCGAGAGCGCTTGCTTAAACAAGCAGGGCTTGGCTCCACGCTTTCATCAGCGGCAACACCCGCATTAGCCCCACCGCAGAGCTCCTCGGCCCAGCGTACAGGCCAAGCCACGTCAGACGAAGAGGCGTGGGCAACCTTCTGA
- the ilvD gene encoding dihydroxy-acid dehydratase, producing the protein MPEYRSRTTTAGRNMAGARALWRATGMQDGDFQKPIIAVANSFTQFVPGHVHLKDMGQLVAREIEKAGGVAKEFNTIAVDDGIAMGHDGMLYSLPSRDLIADSVEYMCNAHCADALVCISNCDKITPGMLMAALRLNIPVIFVSGGPMEAGKTKLLNHGLDLVDAMVMAADDSVDDATLAEVERSACPTCGSCSGMFTANSMNCLTEALGLALPGNGTVLATHSDRRRLFETAGHRIVELAKRYYEGDEAHLLPRAIASKAAFKNAMTLDIAMGGSTNTILHFLAAAQEAEVDFTMSDIDRLSREVPQLCKVAPNTQKYHIEDVHRAGGIMAILGELDRAGVLDTSVPTVYGDSLKAALDEWDIMRSPSAEVIEFFKAGPGGVPTQVAFSQSARWPSLDGDRATGCIRDLEHAFSQQGGLAVLYGNIALDGCVVKTAGVDDSILVFEGPAHVVESQDQAVADVLADKVKEGDVVVIRYEGPKGGPGMQEMLYPTSYLKSKGLGKACALLTDGRFSGGTSGLSIGHVSPEAAAGGAIGLIEQGDLIRIDIPNRAINVKLTDAELAARREVMDAKGPAAWKPTEQRPRKITPALKAYALLATSADKGAVRDLSKLD; encoded by the coding sequence ATGCCAGAGTATCGCTCACGTACCACCACCGCTGGCCGCAATATGGCCGGTGCCCGCGCGCTGTGGCGCGCCACTGGTATGCAGGACGGCGACTTTCAAAAGCCGATTATTGCGGTAGCTAACTCGTTTACCCAGTTTGTGCCGGGCCATGTGCATTTAAAAGACATGGGCCAACTGGTGGCGCGGGAGATCGAGAAAGCCGGGGGCGTTGCCAAAGAGTTCAATACTATTGCGGTGGACGATGGTATCGCCATGGGCCACGATGGCATGCTCTATTCGCTGCCCAGCCGTGACCTGATCGCCGACAGCGTCGAATATATGTGCAACGCCCACTGTGCCGATGCGCTGGTATGTATTTCCAACTGCGACAAAATCACCCCAGGAATGCTGATGGCCGCTCTGCGCCTCAATATTCCGGTGATCTTCGTTTCCGGCGGCCCCATGGAAGCGGGTAAAACCAAGCTTCTCAACCACGGGCTGGATCTCGTCGATGCGATGGTAATGGCCGCCGACGATAGCGTAGACGATGCAACGCTTGCTGAAGTCGAGCGTAGTGCTTGCCCTACCTGTGGTAGTTGCTCGGGTATGTTTACCGCCAACTCAATGAACTGCTTAACCGAAGCACTGGGCCTGGCATTGCCCGGCAACGGCACCGTGCTGGCGACTCACTCAGACCGCCGCCGCCTATTTGAAACCGCTGGTCATCGCATTGTCGAGCTGGCTAAGCGTTACTACGAAGGTGATGAGGCGCACCTGCTGCCCCGTGCCATTGCCTCCAAGGCGGCGTTCAAAAACGCTATGACCCTGGATATCGCCATGGGTGGTTCGACAAACACCATTTTGCACTTCCTGGCGGCGGCCCAGGAAGCCGAGGTGGACTTCACAATGTCGGATATCGACCGCCTCTCTCGTGAAGTGCCCCAACTCTGCAAAGTGGCGCCCAATACCCAGAAGTACCATATCGAGGACGTCCACCGTGCAGGCGGCATTATGGCTATTCTGGGGGAGCTGGATCGTGCCGGTGTGCTGGATACCTCGGTGCCCACCGTGTATGGCGACAGCCTGAAAGCTGCACTGGATGAGTGGGATATCATGCGTTCCCCCAGTGCGGAGGTGATCGAATTCTTTAAAGCCGGCCCGGGCGGCGTGCCTACCCAAGTGGCGTTTTCCCAAAGTGCCCGCTGGCCAAGTCTGGATGGCGACCGCGCCACAGGCTGTATTCGCGATCTTGAGCACGCTTTCTCCCAGCAGGGTGGCTTAGCCGTGCTGTATGGCAATATCGCGCTGGATGGCTGTGTGGTCAAAACCGCCGGTGTCGACGACTCGATCCTGGTCTTTGAAGGTCCCGCCCATGTGGTGGAGTCCCAGGATCAGGCGGTTGCCGATGTGTTGGCGGATAAGGTCAAAGAGGGCGATGTAGTGGTGATTCGCTACGAAGGCCCGAAAGGCGGCCCCGGCATGCAGGAGATGCTCTACCCGACCTCCTATCTCAAGTCCAAAGGGTTAGGCAAGGCCTGCGCGCTGCTGACCGATGGGCGTTTTTCTGGCGGTACCTCCGGGCTCTCTATTGGTCATGTATCCCCTGAAGCAGCGGCGGGTGGCGCGATTGGATTGATCGAGCAGGGCGACCTGATCCGCATCGATATCCCCAACCGGGCGATTAACGTCAAACTGACCGATGCCGAGCTGGCGGCCCGCCGCGAAGTGATGGACGCCAAAGGCCCCGCCGCCTGGAAACCCACTGAGCAACGGCCCCGCAAGATCACGCCGGCGCTTAAAGCCTATGCGCTGTTGGCGACCTCTGCTGACAAAGGGGCTGTTCGGGATTTAAGCAAGCTCGACTGA
- a CDS encoding oxidoreductase, with the protein MKAIINVGLIGYGFASQTFHAPLIQATEGLDLVAVSSSDAAKVQASLPGVEVEAQALALCQRSDIDLIVIPTPNDTHFPLAKAALSAGKHVVIDKPFTVTLSEAKLLKKLADNNECLLSVFHNRRWDSDFLTVKALLEAGTLGRVVNFESHFDRFRPEVRDRWREKANLGGGIWYDLGPHLLDQACELFGMPYAILLELAARRDDAQADDDFLALLDYESFRVTLAAGTLVAEPTPRFRINGTQGSFIKYGLDPQEDRLKSGEVPTSQWGEDSQHGTLTLREGEGENAPLTRRELPTLAGDYLAYYQGIAAAIRDKEPLPVSVDDALRSMVLLEAGLDSHRQRRWIALKNHL; encoded by the coding sequence ATGAAGGCAATTATAAATGTTGGATTGATCGGCTACGGTTTCGCTAGCCAAACCTTCCATGCACCGCTGATCCAGGCCACGGAAGGCCTGGATTTGGTTGCAGTATCGTCAAGCGATGCCGCCAAGGTGCAGGCGTCACTACCCGGTGTTGAGGTAGAGGCTCAGGCATTAGCACTTTGCCAGCGCAGCGATATAGACCTAATCGTTATCCCCACGCCTAACGATACCCACTTTCCCCTCGCCAAAGCCGCGCTCTCCGCGGGCAAGCACGTAGTGATCGATAAACCCTTCACGGTGACCCTGTCAGAAGCAAAGCTGCTCAAAAAGTTGGCGGATAATAATGAGTGTTTGCTGTCGGTGTTTCATAACCGTCGCTGGGACAGCGATTTTCTGACCGTTAAGGCATTGCTAGAAGCAGGTACGTTAGGGCGTGTCGTCAACTTTGAGTCGCACTTTGACCGTTTTCGCCCGGAAGTGCGCGACCGCTGGCGGGAAAAAGCCAACTTAGGTGGCGGTATCTGGTATGACCTGGGACCGCATTTGTTGGACCAAGCCTGTGAGCTGTTTGGCATGCCCTACGCTATTCTGCTGGAATTGGCAGCGCGCCGAGATGACGCCCAGGCCGATGATGACTTCCTGGCGTTGCTCGATTACGAAAGCTTTCGCGTTACCTTGGCGGCAGGCACGCTGGTGGCCGAACCAACGCCGCGCTTTAGGATTAATGGTACCCAAGGCAGCTTCATAAAATATGGCTTAGACCCTCAAGAGGATCGCTTAAAATCAGGCGAAGTGCCCACATCCCAGTGGGGCGAAGATAGCCAGCATGGCACCCTGACGCTACGTGAAGGGGAGGGTGAAAACGCGCCACTAACGCGTCGTGAACTTCCAACCCTGGCGGGTGACTACCTTGCCTATTACCAAGGCATCGCCGCCGCTATCCGCGATAAGGAGCCACTCCCGGTAAGCGTAGACGATGCTCTACGCTCAATGGTTTTGCTGGAAGCAGGGCTGGATAGCCACCGCCAGCGGCGCTGGATCGCATTGAAAAATCACCTTTAG
- the nudE gene encoding ADP compounds hydrolase NudE has translation MSTPPSTHDTFNDTEGDSAKRSGYQQKPQILARKSVAQSRLFQIESLDLRFSNGEERQFERLTGADRGAVMMVAMPDPDHVLLIREYAAGFEDYVLTLPKGLVDPGEDIITAANRELMEECGVGAHSIEPLVELSLAPNYMRHRMQVLLATDLYPKRLPGDEPEPLIVETHAIEELPALLLREDFHEARAIAALYIARDRLREDKRNSETDLL, from the coding sequence ATGTCTACGCCCCCCTCAACGCACGACACCTTCAATGACACTGAAGGTGACAGTGCTAAGCGCTCGGGCTACCAGCAAAAGCCGCAAATTTTGGCTCGCAAGAGCGTGGCACAGAGCCGTTTATTCCAGATTGAGTCGCTTGATTTGCGTTTTTCAAACGGAGAAGAGCGCCAATTTGAGCGTTTAACCGGCGCTGATCGTGGTGCGGTGATGATGGTGGCGATGCCCGACCCCGACCATGTATTGCTGATACGTGAATACGCCGCTGGGTTTGAAGATTACGTTCTTACTCTGCCAAAGGGATTGGTCGACCCCGGGGAAGATATCATTACCGCGGCTAACCGCGAGTTAATGGAGGAGTGTGGCGTTGGCGCTCACAGCATTGAACCGCTGGTCGAGCTTTCGTTGGCGCCGAACTATATGCGTCACCGTATGCAGGTACTCCTCGCCACCGACCTGTACCCCAAGCGCCTACCAGGAGATGAGCCCGAGCCTTTGATTGTGGAAACCCACGCCATTGAGGAACTGCCCGCCCTGCTACTGCGCGAGGATTTTCACGAAGCCCGCGCCATCGCCGCACTCTATATCGCCAGGGATAGGCTGCGGGAAGATAAGCGCAATAGTGAGACGGATTTGCTTTGA